Proteins encoded together in one Deltaproteobacteria bacterium window:
- a CDS encoding RluA family pseudouridine synthase — MDPQRSISVDPAEAGSRLDAVVARRLGLSRGWVRKLLASERILLGGRPAAKGAILRAGDRIDVLPFAGPETGPIANPGMAVRVLREASGLIAIDKPAGWPVHPLEPDETETALNALVALHPELVGVGEGGLRSGVVHRLDPGTSGVLVFAIDERAWRAARSAFAEKRVAKRYVARVHGAFAGEREIELRLESRGAHVRVVESGGRLASSHVRALETGPETSLVEIAMRTGVRHQIRASLAEVGHPVVGDRLYGSSLVLDRYWLHAASIAWDDFAAEAGLPAELKTLEGR; from the coding sequence ATGGATCCGCAGCGCTCGATATCGGTCGACCCGGCCGAGGCCGGAAGTCGCCTCGACGCCGTCGTGGCGCGGAGGCTGGGGCTCTCGCGCGGCTGGGTTCGAAAGCTGCTCGCGTCCGAGCGCATCCTGCTCGGCGGCCGACCCGCCGCGAAGGGAGCGATCCTGCGCGCGGGCGATCGCATCGACGTGCTGCCGTTCGCCGGCCCCGAAACCGGGCCGATCGCGAATCCGGGGATGGCCGTGCGGGTGCTGCGCGAGGCCTCTGGCCTGATCGCGATCGACAAGCCCGCAGGCTGGCCGGTGCACCCGCTCGAGCCGGACGAGACCGAGACCGCGCTGAACGCGCTGGTCGCGCTGCACCCGGAGCTGGTCGGCGTGGGCGAAGGCGGCCTGCGCTCAGGCGTGGTCCACCGGCTGGATCCGGGCACATCGGGCGTGCTCGTCTTCGCGATCGACGAGCGAGCCTGGCGCGCGGCACGCTCGGCCTTCGCCGAGAAGCGCGTCGCGAAGCGCTACGTCGCCCGGGTGCACGGGGCGTTCGCCGGCGAGCGCGAGATCGAGCTGCGGCTCGAGAGCCGCGGCGCGCACGTGCGCGTGGTCGAGAGCGGCGGGCGGCTCGCGTCGTCGCACGTCCGCGCGCTCGAGACGGGGCCGGAGACGAGCCTGGTCGAGATCGCGATGCGCACCGGCGTCCGCCACCAGATCCGCGCGAGCCTGGCCGAGGTCGGCCATCCGGTCGTCGGCGATCGGCTCTACGGATCGTCGCTCGTGCTGGACCGGTACTGGCTGCACGCGGCCTCGATCGCCTGGGACGACTTCGCGGCGGAGGCGGGGCTTCCAGCGGAGCTCAAGACCCTCGAGGGGCGATGA
- a CDS encoding NADPH:quinone oxidoreductase family protein produces MRAVVVDRWMEPKDLVVREVPDPSPRRGEVVIEVEAAGCNFFDILLVQGKYQMKPAFPFTPGAEVAGVVRELGADVRGVSIGDRVFAGLALGAFAERVALPAASLHAMPDAMSFPEAAAFPVVYPTSYAGLVDRANLRAGETLLVHAAAGGVGVAAVQIGKALGARVIATAGGADKLEVARRAGADLAIDYSSGDWVEAVKQATGGKGADVIYDPVGGEIFEGSLKCIAWNGRLLVIGFASGKIPEVKANRILLKNIAVVGLHWGAYAIHQPARIAEVFAGLAKLYETGLVKPIIFGRYSLDEVPKALEALGSRGSYGKVIIAPRGS; encoded by the coding sequence ATGCGAGCCGTCGTCGTCGATCGCTGGATGGAGCCCAAGGACCTCGTGGTGCGCGAGGTTCCCGATCCGTCGCCGCGCAGGGGCGAGGTCGTGATCGAGGTCGAGGCCGCCGGCTGCAACTTCTTCGACATCCTGCTCGTGCAGGGCAAGTACCAGATGAAGCCGGCCTTTCCGTTCACGCCGGGAGCGGAGGTGGCCGGGGTCGTGCGAGAGCTCGGCGCGGACGTGCGCGGCGTCTCGATCGGGGATCGGGTCTTCGCCGGTCTGGCTCTCGGCGCCTTCGCCGAGCGAGTCGCGCTCCCCGCCGCGTCGCTGCACGCGATGCCCGACGCGATGAGTTTCCCCGAGGCCGCGGCGTTTCCCGTCGTCTATCCGACCTCCTACGCCGGGCTGGTCGATCGCGCGAACCTGCGCGCGGGCGAGACCCTGCTCGTGCACGCGGCCGCCGGTGGGGTCGGCGTCGCGGCGGTGCAGATCGGCAAGGCGCTCGGCGCGCGCGTGATCGCGACGGCGGGCGGCGCGGACAAGCTCGAGGTCGCAAGGCGAGCGGGCGCGGATCTCGCGATCGACTACTCGAGCGGCGACTGGGTCGAGGCGGTGAAGCAGGCCACGGGCGGCAAGGGCGCCGACGTGATCTACGACCCGGTCGGCGGCGAGATCTTCGAGGGGTCGCTGAAGTGCATCGCCTGGAACGGGCGCCTGCTCGTGATCGGCTTCGCCAGCGGCAAGATCCCCGAGGTGAAGGCCAACCGCATCCTGCTCAAGAACATCGCCGTCGTCGGCCTGCACTGGGGGGCGTACGCGATCCACCAGCCGGCGCGGATTGCGGAGGTCTTCGCGGGGCTCGCGAAGCTGTACGAGACCGGCCTGGTCAAGCCGATCATCTTCGGCCGTTACTCGCTCGACGAAGTGCCCAAGGCCCTCGAGGCGCTCGGCTCCCGGGGCAGCTACGGAAAAGTGATCATCGCCCCTCGAGGGTCTTGA
- a CDS encoding DUF1931 domain-containing protein encodes MIISKSRVKAAAKKCNVGSEFYGALEAHVRSVIAQAEARAGANGRKTLRPQDV; translated from the coding sequence ATGATCATCTCGAAGTCGCGCGTGAAGGCCGCGGCGAAGAAGTGCAACGTCGGAAGCGAGTTCTACGGCGCTCTCGAGGCTCACGTGCGGTCGGTGATCGCGCAGGCCGAAGCCCGCGCCGGAGCGAACGGTCGCAAGACGCTGCGCCCGCAGGACGTCTGA
- a CDS encoding FAD-binding oxidoreductase, whose amino-acid sequence MPTPRASETWTSAASAAALGSGAATARPASASRNPIRPPRRAPSTRRQATASPRAVPTTSRGISCRSTKTRRGGRAGGSPLPGSIGTSSDFIFRAGIVAPTLDADPSGTTRTSLRRQAVERVGVLIAGGGIIGSAIACALVERGVNDVCVVDLDLAGMYASSELNAGGVRATWWCEPNVASCRDTIAFFEAHADEVSLRQRGYLWLYDDAAKFARARERRAFQERLGVRVDLLDPAEIARRFPLLDRNLDQIAGATFSPRDGLVNPNAVRRLYRERACAGGARFLNRHYVEGVEVGEAEPGRRRVERVHVVEVQKGAPADESGLLRRILTQHRVEPEASLDHPSLRPEIFVNALGAWSPLLSARLGVRDWAVPVRRQIAMVDVRARDLPPGADLHGAGMIVDASGLYFHPEGPYTLAGFSSPAEPSGYEFRYDGEAFFEAELWPRLAHRASAFERCRHVRGWSGLYSVTPDCSGVLGQVPGFANAFEAHSFTGRGVMQSWAVGRGIAELICDGRFGALDLAPLAGERFLAGPDAFVKEDLHI is encoded by the coding sequence ATCCCGACGCCCAGGGCCAGCGAGACGTGGACCAGCGCCGCCAGTGCCGCCGCTCTCGGATCGGGCGCTGCCACGGCCAGGCCCGCGAGCGCGAGCAGGAATCCGATCCGCCCGCCGCGCCGCGCGCCGAGCACGCGCCGGCAGGCGACCGCCTCGCCACGCGCGGTGCCGACCACCAGCCGCGGGATCTCGTGCCGCTCCACGAAGACGCGCCGCGGCGGACGCGCCGGTGGCTCGCCTCTGCCAGGCTCGATCGGCACGTCCAGTGACTTCATCTTTCGCGCCGGCATTGTAGCCCCTACGCTGGATGCCGATCCGTCTGGAACGACGCGAACGTCTCTGCGGAGGCAGGCAGTGGAACGGGTCGGCGTACTGATCGCGGGCGGCGGAATCATCGGATCGGCGATCGCCTGCGCGCTCGTCGAGCGCGGCGTGAACGACGTCTGCGTGGTCGATCTCGACCTGGCCGGAATGTACGCATCCTCGGAGCTGAACGCCGGGGGCGTGCGTGCGACCTGGTGGTGCGAGCCCAACGTCGCCTCCTGTCGCGACACGATCGCGTTCTTCGAGGCGCACGCGGACGAAGTCTCGCTGCGCCAGCGCGGCTACCTGTGGCTGTACGACGACGCCGCAAAGTTCGCACGCGCCCGCGAGCGAAGAGCCTTCCAGGAGAGGCTCGGCGTGCGCGTGGACCTGCTCGATCCGGCCGAGATCGCGCGGCGCTTTCCGCTCCTCGACCGGAACCTCGACCAGATCGCCGGCGCGACCTTCTCGCCCCGCGACGGCCTGGTCAACCCGAACGCGGTCCGGCGACTCTACCGCGAGCGCGCGTGCGCCGGTGGCGCCCGCTTCCTGAACCGGCACTACGTCGAGGGCGTCGAGGTCGGTGAGGCCGAGCCGGGCCGGCGCCGAGTCGAGCGCGTGCACGTGGTCGAGGTCCAGAAGGGCGCTCCGGCCGACGAGAGCGGGCTGCTGCGCAGGATCCTGACACAGCACCGTGTCGAGCCGGAGGCGAGCCTGGATCACCCGTCGCTTCGGCCGGAGATCTTCGTGAACGCGCTGGGTGCGTGGAGCCCGCTGCTCTCGGCCAGGCTCGGCGTCCGTGACTGGGCGGTGCCGGTGCGGCGCCAGATCGCCATGGTCGACGTGCGCGCGCGCGATCTGCCGCCAGGCGCCGACCTTCACGGCGCGGGAATGATCGTCGACGCGTCCGGACTCTACTTCCATCCCGAGGGGCCCTACACGCTGGCGGGCTTCTCGAGCCCGGCCGAGCCCTCCGGCTACGAGTTCCGCTACGACGGCGAGGCGTTCTTCGAAGCCGAGCTCTGGCCGAGGCTCGCCCACCGCGCCTCCGCGTTCGAACGCTGCCGCCACGTGCGCGGCTGGTCCGGGCTCTACTCCGTGACGCCCGACTGCAGCGGCGTGCTCGGCCAGGTGCCCGGCTTCGCGAACGCATTCGAGGCGCACAGCTTCACCGGACGCGGCGTGATGCAGTCCTGGGCCGTCGGGCGCGGCATCGCCGAGCTGATCTGCGACGGACGCTTTGGCGCTCTCGATCTCGCGCCTCTCGCCGGCGAGCGCTTCCTCGCCGGGCCCGATGCGTTCGTGAAGGAGGATCTTCACATCTGA
- a CDS encoding uracil-DNA glycosylase, with protein sequence MRAGDSPLERLEREIPACSECPRLAGFLAVLRTRHPDYWNRPVPGFGDRGAWLAIVGLAPGLHGANRSGRPFFMDASGEWLYGELSRRGLWDGERLEGVYILNAVKCVPPGNRPSSAEQERCRPWLERELAALSGLRVVLALGRIAHVAVLRAFRERPLARHPFAHGAVAQLSDRPTLVSSYHPSRQNTNTGVLTAAMWRAAFDRAVRFARPRRTSTGSPAGAPPPPSGAAPRRARARREKDG encoded by the coding sequence ATGCGCGCCGGAGACAGCCCGCTCGAGCGCCTGGAGCGCGAGATCCCCGCCTGCTCGGAATGCCCGCGCCTGGCCGGGTTCCTGGCCGTTCTGCGCACGCGTCATCCCGACTACTGGAATCGGCCCGTTCCCGGCTTCGGCGACCGCGGCGCATGGCTCGCGATCGTCGGCCTCGCGCCCGGGCTTCACGGCGCGAATCGCTCGGGCAGGCCGTTCTTCATGGACGCCTCGGGCGAGTGGCTCTACGGCGAGCTTTCGCGCCGCGGGCTCTGGGACGGCGAGCGGCTCGAAGGTGTGTACATCCTGAACGCGGTGAAGTGCGTGCCGCCGGGAAACCGGCCGAGCTCGGCGGAGCAGGAGCGCTGCCGCCCCTGGCTCGAGCGGGAGCTCGCCGCGCTTTCGGGGCTTCGCGTGGTGCTCGCGCTCGGCCGGATCGCGCACGTTGCCGTGCTGCGCGCGTTCCGCGAGCGGCCGCTCGCGCGCCATCCCTTCGCCCACGGCGCAGTCGCGCAGCTCTCGGACCGACCGACGCTCGTCTCGAGCTACCACCCGTCGCGGCAGAACACGAACACGGGCGTGCTCACGGCGGCGATGTGGCGGGCGGCGTTCGACCGCGCGGTCCGATTCGCCAGACCGCGAAGAACGTCCACAGGATCACCGGCAGGAGCCCCGCCGCCGCCGTCCGGTGCAGCCCCTCGACGAGCTCGAGCGAGACGGGAAAAGGACGGGTGA